The following are encoded in a window of Kitasatospora sp. NBC_01250 genomic DNA:
- a CDS encoding ABC transporter permease, translating to MSTSTPLMPLPHAGTDPVRARRGRSAAWAFCYILWRDIFVTGRELVPFLAQVVVEPFFILFVFGKVLTGIGYTGEGFQEVLLPGVVALSSFLVALQNTAFPLIVDFSFTKEIEDRLLSPIPLGLVAVEKLLFGAIRGLIGAGVMIPLGFLLLDHVHWPLSSVLPVAGILVLGSLAGATVGMTIGTAVDSRHISIIIAVVLTPLMFTGATQFPWFGLSVVRPFQVVCALNPLTYVSEGLRSVLIPHSALHSIPLGIDLAALVAACLLYGLIGIRGFRKRALD from the coding sequence TTGAGCACCAGCACCCCCCTGATGCCCCTGCCGCACGCCGGAACCGACCCGGTGCGCGCCCGCAGGGGCCGCTCGGCAGCCTGGGCGTTCTGCTACATCCTGTGGCGGGACATCTTCGTCACCGGCCGCGAACTGGTGCCGTTCCTGGCGCAGGTGGTCGTCGAGCCGTTCTTCATCCTGTTCGTCTTCGGCAAGGTGCTGACCGGCATCGGCTACACCGGCGAGGGCTTCCAGGAGGTGCTGCTGCCCGGCGTGGTGGCGCTCAGCAGCTTCCTGGTGGCGCTGCAGAACACGGCCTTCCCGCTCATCGTGGACTTCTCGTTCACCAAGGAGATCGAGGACCGGCTGCTCTCGCCGATCCCGCTCGGCCTGGTGGCCGTGGAGAAGCTGCTGTTCGGGGCGATCCGCGGCCTGATCGGCGCGGGCGTGATGATCCCGCTCGGCTTCCTGCTGCTGGACCACGTGCACTGGCCGCTCTCCAGCGTGCTGCCGGTCGCCGGCATCCTCGTGCTCGGCTCGCTGGCCGGGGCGACGGTGGGGATGACCATCGGCACCGCGGTCGACTCGCGGCACATCAGCATCATCATCGCCGTGGTGCTGACCCCGCTGATGTTCACCGGCGCCACCCAGTTCCCGTGGTTCGGCCTGAGCGTGGTGCGGCCGTTCCAGGTGGTGTGCGCACTCAACCCGCTGACCTACGTCAGCGAGGGGCTGCGGTCCGTGCTGATCCCGCACAGCGCCCTGCACTCGATCCCGCTCGGGATCGACCTCGCCGCGCTGGTCGCCGCCTGCCTGCTGTACGGGCTGATCGGCATCCGCGGCTTCCGCAAGCGGGCGCTGGACTGA
- a CDS encoding ABC transporter ATP-binding protein, with protein sequence MNTARAPQAADSAVVVDHLVKKYRHRDHPAVDDLSFSVRPGEVFGLLGPNGAGKSTTVGIMTTRVAPTSGSVTILGVDVAADPATAHRNFAVVPQRNNLDRSLTIRQNLVFHAGYHGMGRAERKRLADSSLEWVGLTDHGRARVDELSGGQAQRVMIARALMHRPRVLFLDEPATGLDPQSRLFVHERVAELSAAGITVVITTHDMEEAAKLCDRVGIIDHGKLLALDSPRALTGSLQGTGTLTVTLRDSPAADPNDVLRALEKTAGVERVEPVDLPGAERADAPEPGGAATGPGRLRIYTTGRPTAALPAVVGALTELNRELDDVSLGELTLEDVFIELTGRELR encoded by the coding sequence ATGAATACAGCACGAGCGCCACAGGCCGCGGATTCTGCCGTCGTCGTGGACCATCTGGTCAAGAAATACCGTCACCGCGATCACCCGGCAGTCGACGATCTCAGTTTCAGCGTCCGGCCCGGCGAGGTGTTCGGCCTGCTGGGACCGAACGGCGCCGGGAAATCGACCACCGTCGGCATCATGACCACCCGGGTGGCCCCGACCTCGGGCAGCGTCACCATCCTCGGGGTCGACGTGGCGGCGGACCCCGCCACCGCGCACCGCAACTTCGCCGTCGTCCCGCAGCGCAACAACCTCGACCGCTCGCTGACCATCCGGCAGAACCTGGTCTTCCACGCCGGCTACCACGGCATGGGGCGCGCCGAGCGCAAGCGGCTGGCGGACAGCAGCCTGGAGTGGGTGGGCCTCACCGACCACGGCAGGGCCCGGGTGGACGAGCTGTCCGGCGGCCAGGCGCAGCGGGTGATGATCGCCCGCGCGCTGATGCACCGGCCGCGGGTGCTCTTCCTGGACGAGCCGGCCACCGGACTCGACCCGCAGTCCCGGCTCTTCGTCCACGAGCGGGTCGCCGAGCTGAGCGCGGCCGGCATCACCGTGGTGATCACCACGCACGACATGGAGGAGGCCGCCAAGCTCTGCGACCGGGTCGGCATCATCGACCACGGCAAGCTGCTGGCGCTCGACTCCCCACGGGCGCTGACCGGGTCGCTGCAGGGCACCGGCACCCTGACCGTCACCCTGCGGGACTCCCCCGCCGCGGACCCGAACGACGTGCTCCGGGCCCTGGAGAAGACCGCGGGGGTCGAGCGGGTCGAGCCGGTCGACCTGCCCGGCGCCGAGCGGGCCGACGCCCCCGAGCCGGGCGGGGCCGCGACGGGCCCCGGCCGGCTGCGGATCTACACTACCGGCCGCCCCACCGCGGCGCTGCCCGCCGTCGTCGGCGCCCTCACCGAGCTGAACCGCGAGCTCGACGACGTGTCCCTCGGCGAGCTGACCCTCGAGGACGTGTTCATCGAACTGACCGGAAGGGAACTGCGTTGA
- a CDS encoding glycosyltransferase family 39 protein, protein MSQTDLADAAAPAEQPAPPAAGRPPAGRQPFARRPVAIIAGVLTAALLITSDRYGYYGDELYFIVAGRHLAWGYADQPPLLPLLAHALNALAPGNLVVLRLPATLLSGLGVLLCAQLARELGGQRRAQVLSAGAFAVSPIVVVFGHLTITPTLDVFCWTLVSWLLVRWIRVRDDRLLLWLGLAAAVDLQNKYLVGVLLLALAGSVAAVGPRELLRRPALWAGSLFAVLVTLPSLLWQAQHHWPQADMTSAIAAEDDRLYGGRFGFLPLALSMAGFPLLLLMCAGLWRLLRMPELRAYRFLGWAALATTAFFLLSDGRSYYLAGLFPVLWAAGAVSLQHRPAARGWGWGHSTVSFVICAVVAVAELPLYPFSSIAKMPYAFNFSTAETIGWPQLADTVAAAYRALPADEQQHAVVVTDTFWAQGALELYGPARGLPQAYSPQRGAWYFGAPPDDSGAVLYVGGDEAKLRGEFTTVRRVATVDNGHGVKNLDQGKAVWLCQGLHTPWSQLWPGLREFA, encoded by the coding sequence ATGAGCCAGACCGACCTCGCCGACGCTGCGGCACCCGCCGAGCAGCCGGCGCCCCCGGCCGCCGGGCGACCACCGGCCGGCCGGCAGCCGTTCGCCCGGCGGCCGGTGGCGATCATCGCCGGGGTCCTCACCGCGGCCCTGCTGATCACCAGCGACCGCTACGGCTACTACGGCGACGAGCTGTACTTCATCGTGGCCGGCCGCCACCTCGCCTGGGGCTACGCCGACCAGCCGCCGCTGCTGCCGCTGCTCGCGCACGCGCTCAACGCGCTGGCCCCCGGCAACCTGGTGGTGCTGCGGCTGCCCGCGACCCTGCTGAGCGGCCTGGGGGTGCTGCTCTGTGCGCAGCTCGCCCGGGAGTTGGGCGGGCAGCGGCGCGCCCAGGTGCTGAGCGCGGGCGCCTTCGCCGTGTCACCGATCGTCGTGGTCTTCGGCCACCTGACCATCACGCCGACCCTGGACGTCTTCTGCTGGACCCTGGTCAGCTGGCTGCTGGTGCGCTGGATCCGGGTGCGCGACGACCGGCTGCTGCTCTGGCTCGGCCTCGCGGCGGCGGTGGACCTGCAGAACAAGTACCTGGTCGGCGTCCTGCTGCTCGCCCTGGCCGGCTCGGTGGCCGCGGTCGGCCCGCGCGAGCTGCTGCGGCGGCCCGCGCTCTGGGCGGGCAGCCTGTTCGCGGTGCTGGTGACGCTGCCGAGCCTGCTCTGGCAGGCCCAGCACCACTGGCCGCAGGCGGACATGACCAGCGCGATCGCCGCCGAGGACGACCGCCTCTACGGCGGGCGGTTCGGCTTCCTGCCGCTGGCCCTGTCCATGGCGGGCTTCCCGTTGCTGCTGCTGATGTGCGCGGGCCTGTGGCGGCTGCTGCGGATGCCGGAGCTGCGCGCGTACCGCTTCCTCGGCTGGGCGGCGCTCGCCACCACCGCGTTCTTCCTGCTCAGCGACGGGCGTTCGTACTACCTGGCCGGGCTCTTCCCGGTGCTCTGGGCCGCGGGCGCGGTCTCGCTGCAGCACCGCCCGGCCGCGCGCGGCTGGGGCTGGGGCCACAGCACGGTCTCCTTCGTGATCTGCGCGGTGGTGGCCGTCGCCGAGCTGCCGCTGTACCCGTTCTCCTCGATCGCGAAGATGCCCTACGCCTTCAACTTCTCGACCGCGGAGACGATCGGCTGGCCGCAGCTGGCCGACACGGTCGCCGCGGCCTACCGCGCGCTGCCCGCCGACGAGCAGCAGCACGCGGTGGTCGTCACCGACACCTTCTGGGCCCAGGGCGCCCTGGAGCTCTACGGACCGGCCCGCGGGCTGCCGCAGGCCTACAGTCCGCAGCGCGGCGCCTGGTACTTCGGCGCGCCGCCGGACGACTCCGGCGCCGTGCTCTACGTCGGCGGCGACGAGGCGAAGCTGCGCGGCGAGTTCACCACCGTGCGCCGGGTCGCGACGGTCGACAACGGCCACGGGGTGAAGAACCTCGACCAGGGCAAGGCGGTCTGGCTCTGCCAGGGCCTGCACACGCCGTGGTCCCAGCTCTGGCCCGGCCTGCGCGAGTTCGCCTGA